In one window of Harpia harpyja isolate bHarHar1 chromosome 11, bHarHar1 primary haplotype, whole genome shotgun sequence DNA:
- the LOC128148068 gene encoding fatty-acid amide hydrolase 1-like isoform X1 codes for MELTERLREGSLSPRTVLYTYLEKALEVTQQTNCLRHFIPECEEQLQEIQRQKEKGLLYGIPVSIKDHISHKGHLSTCGLVQCLDTPVQEDSVLVKVLKSQGAIPFAMTNVPQSLFNYDCSNPIFGQTLNPLNHQKSPGGSSGGEGALIAGGGSILGIGSDVGGSIRLPSSFCGLCGLKPTAERLSLSGVSGSVSGILAVPWVLGPMARDVDSLALCMKALLCQEMFQLDPTVPPIPFNEEVYSSSARLRVGYYDTDGYFPLPPCMRRAVRETREALQAAGHQLVPFSPPRIHYVMTELFLKTFFADGGRAWLDVFTGGIVDPSLKSQVNSCKIPRLGKKLLALILKPLFPRLADYLSALGGMRSVKEMWNHHHQIEAYRTEFIARWRELRLDVVLCPVLGPAFTTGYAGKLLTAISSTMLYNVLNFPAGVVPVSTVTEADEEELKLYQGYCDDPWDQALKQAVAGAVGLPVAVQCVALPWREELCLRFMKEVETLGREKRAA; via the exons atGGAACTCACTGAGAGACTGCGGGAAGGGTCTCTGTCCCCCAGGACTGTCCTCTACACCTACTTAGAGAAG GCCCTGGAAGTGACCCAGCAGACAAACTGCTTGCGACATTTTATCCCAGAGTGTGAGGAGCAGCTCCAGGAAATACAACGGCAGAAGGAGAAAGGGCTGCTCTATGGCATCCCCGTCAGCATCAAGGATCACATCAGCCACAAG GGTCACCTGTCAACCTGTGGGCTTGTGCAATGCCTGGACACTCCGGTGCAGGAGGACAGCGTCCTAGTCAAGGTTTTGAAGAGTCAAGGGGCCATCCCATTTGCAATGACCAACGTGCCGCAATCCCTCTTCAA ctaCGACTGCAGCAATCCCATCTTTGGCCAGACCTTGAACCCTCTCAACCACCAGAAGAGCCCTGGGGGCTCCTCGGGAGGGGAGGGAGCTCTGATCGCAGGGGGAGGCTCCATCCTGGGCATCGGCTCGGACGTGGGTGGCAGCATCCGCCTGCCATCCAGCTTCTGCGGGCTCTGCGGGCTCAAACCCACGGCCGAAAGGCTCAG tcTGTCTGGAGTGAGTGGCTCAGTCAGTGGGATCCTGGCAG TTCCTTGGGTGCTGGGGCCGATGGCGAGAGATGTGGACAGCCTGGCCCTGTGCATGAAGGCGCTGCTCTGTCAGGAGATGTTCCAGCTGGACCCCACCGTGCCCCCCATCCCCTTCAATGAGGAG GTGTACTCCAGCTCCGCTCGCCTGCGGGTCGGGTACTACGACACAGACGGCTACTTCCCACTGCCCCCCTGCATGCGGCGGGCGGTGCGGGAAACGCGGgaggctctgcaggcagctgggcaccAG CTGGTGCCCTTTTCTCCACCACGGATCCACTATGTCATGACTGAACTGTTTTTGAAGACGTTTTTTGCTGACGGAGGCCGTGCTTGGTTGGACGTGTT CACAGGAGGTATTGTAGATCCAAGCTTGAAATCACAGGTGAATTCCTGCAAGATCCCAAGGCTGGGGAAGAAGCTGCTGGCTCTGATTCTTAAACCTCTG TTTCCCCGCCTGGCTGACTATCTGAGCGCCTTAGGCGGAATGAG GTCAGTGAAGGAAATGTGGAATCATCACCATCAAATAGAG gCGTACCGCACCGAGTTCATCGCCCGGTGGAGGGAACTCCGGCTGGATGTTGTGCTGTGCCCTGTCCTGGGGCCTGCCTTCACCACGGGATACGCCGGGAAACTCCTCA CTGCCATCTCCTCCACGATGCTGTACAACGTCTTGAACTTCCCCGCTGGGGTTGTACCCGTCAGCACAGTGACAGAAGCTGATGAGGAAGAGCTAAAGCTTTACCAAGGATACTGTGATGACCCCTGGGACCAGGCGCTGAAACAG GCCGTGGCAGGAGCCGTGGGGCTGCCCGTGGCCGTGCAGTGCGTGGCCTTGCCGTGGCGGGAGGAGCTGTGCCTACGGTTCATGAAGGAGGTGGAGACCCTCGGCCGCGAGAAGAGAGCGGCATAG
- the NSUN4 gene encoding 5-methylcytosine rRNA methyltransferase NSUN4 — MAALGGGGGRAAAALLRRRGPGGPPAGLGAGPRRYRYKEKWAATAPRIPPTRLALHHFDVNYSLQLKDLWPSVRASLLCEQKYGALLNNFSPVDHVTQELELLNATDFVSEAPKKALRSQRGAAAEEAGRGEGRSREGSGEGRTAMQAETMTQAETSPPLRPSISSNIKCYTFPRGDITRFRPARPDALGLLDYYLMDAASLLPVLALNVQPDDFVLDLCAAPGGKTLALLQTGICGHLAANDVSISRTKRLYQILHSYVPKVIRETVSVTSCDGRDWGQLQGSTFHKVLVDVPCTTDRHSVMEEENNIFHRRRTKERQMLPMLQLQLLMAGILATKPGGEVVYSTCSLSPLQNEYVIERAVEIAETQFNISIHVEDLSHFRTLFQDTFSFFLDCRLGELVLPHLTANFGPMYFCKLRRM, encoded by the exons gctGCCACGGCCCCCCGCATCCCGCCCACGCGGCTGGCCCTGCACCACTTCGACGTGAATTACAGCCTGCAGCTGAAGGACCTGTGGCCCTCTGTCCGCGCCAGCCTGCTCTGCGAGCAGAAGTACGGTGCCCTCCTCAACAACTTCTCTCCTGTCGACCACGTCACCCaagagctggagctgctgaatGCCACCGATTTTGTTTCCGAAGCCCCCAAAAAGGCACTGCGATCACAGCggggtgcagctgcagaggaagcagggagaggggaaggcaggtCCCGGGAGGGGTCTGGCGAGGGCAGGACAGCGATGCAGGCAGAGACGATGACACAGGCAGAGACGTCACCACCGCTTCGACCCTCCATCAGCTCCAACATCAAGTGTTACACCTTCCCCAGGGGCGACATCACGCGCTTTCGCCCTGCACG GCCAGATGCTCTGGGGCTCCTCGACTATTATCTCATGGACGCAGCATCTCTCCTGCCCGTCCTGGCGCTCAATGTGCAGCCGGATGACTTTGTCCTCGACCTTTGTGCGGCTCCGGGTGGCAAGactctggctctgctgcagacTGGGATTTGTG GGCATCTGGCAGCCAACGATGTCTCCATTTCCCGGACAAAGAGGCTGTACCAAATTCTCCATAGCTATGTTCCCAAAGTAATCAGGGAGACCGTGAGTGTCACGTCCTGCGACGGAAGGGACTGGGGGCAGCTGCAAGGCAGCACTTTCCATAAG gtcctGGTGGATGTGCCCTGCACGACGGACAGGCACTCTGTCATGGAGGAGGAGAACAACATCTTCCACAGGAGGCGAACGAAGGAGCGTCAGATGTTGcccatgctgcagctgcagctgctgat GGCTGGGATCCTCGCTACTAAGCCAGGAGGAGAGGTGGTGTATTCTACGTGCTCCCTCTCCCCGCTGCAGAATGAGTATGTGATCGAGAGAGCAGTAGAAATTGCAGAAACCCAGTTTAACATCAGTATCCATGTTGAGGACTTGAGCCACTTTCGGACACTCTTCCAGGACACGTTTTCCTTCTTCTTGGATTGCCGACTGGGGGAGCTTGTTCTGCCTCACCTCACAGCCAACTTTGGACCTATGTATTTCTGCAAATTACGTCGGATGTAG
- the LOC128148068 gene encoding vitamin D3 hydroxylase-associated protein-like isoform X2 translates to MIQQQLRQLLPEWEVDPSAALALLCSSAAAVVVWKWLGKRQIQKKMEEARRTRDEGVKKMAKAVQQFREQVPSVQTDAILSLSLMELTERLREGSLSPRTVLYTYLEKALEVTQQTNCLRHFIPECEEQLQEIQRQKEKGLLYGIPVSIKDHISHKGHLSTCGLVQCLDTPVQEDSVLVKVLKSQGAIPFAMTNVPQSLFNYDCSNPIFGQTLNPLNHQKSPGGSSGGEGALIAGGGSILGIGSDVGGSIRLPSSFCGLCGLKPTAERLSLSGVSGSVSGILAVPWVLGPMARDVDSLALCMKALLCQEMFQLDPTVPPIPFNEEVYSSSARLRVGYYDTDGYFPLPPCMRRAVRETREALQAAGHQLVPFSPPRIHYVMTELFLKTFFADGGRAWLDVFTGGIVDPSLKSQVNSCKIPRLGKKLLALILKPLFPRLADYLSALGGMRSVKEMWNHHHQIEAYRTEFIARWRELRLDVVLCPVLGPAFTTGYAGKLLTAISSTMLYNVLNFPAGVVPVSTVTEADEEELKLYQGYCDDPWDQALKQAVAGAVGLPVAVQCVALPWREELCLRFMKEVETLGREKRAA, encoded by the exons ATGATCCAGCAACAGCTGAGACAGCTCCTTCCAGAGTGGGAGGTAGATCCTTCTGCTGCCcttgccctgctctgcagctcggCAGCAGCCGTGGTGGTCTGGAAATGGCTGGGCAAAAGGCAGatccagaagaaaatggaagaggctCGGAGGACCCGGGATGAGGGTGTGAAGAAAATGGCAAAGGCTGTCCAGCAGTTCAGGGAGCAG GTCCCCAGTGTCCAGACAGATGCcatcctgtccctgtccctgatGGAACTCACTGAGAGACTGCGGGAAGGGTCTCTGTCCCCCAGGACTGTCCTCTACACCTACTTAGAGAAG GCCCTGGAAGTGACCCAGCAGACAAACTGCTTGCGACATTTTATCCCAGAGTGTGAGGAGCAGCTCCAGGAAATACAACGGCAGAAGGAGAAAGGGCTGCTCTATGGCATCCCCGTCAGCATCAAGGATCACATCAGCCACAAG GGTCACCTGTCAACCTGTGGGCTTGTGCAATGCCTGGACACTCCGGTGCAGGAGGACAGCGTCCTAGTCAAGGTTTTGAAGAGTCAAGGGGCCATCCCATTTGCAATGACCAACGTGCCGCAATCCCTCTTCAA ctaCGACTGCAGCAATCCCATCTTTGGCCAGACCTTGAACCCTCTCAACCACCAGAAGAGCCCTGGGGGCTCCTCGGGAGGGGAGGGAGCTCTGATCGCAGGGGGAGGCTCCATCCTGGGCATCGGCTCGGACGTGGGTGGCAGCATCCGCCTGCCATCCAGCTTCTGCGGGCTCTGCGGGCTCAAACCCACGGCCGAAAGGCTCAG tcTGTCTGGAGTGAGTGGCTCAGTCAGTGGGATCCTGGCAG TTCCTTGGGTGCTGGGGCCGATGGCGAGAGATGTGGACAGCCTGGCCCTGTGCATGAAGGCGCTGCTCTGTCAGGAGATGTTCCAGCTGGACCCCACCGTGCCCCCCATCCCCTTCAATGAGGAG GTGTACTCCAGCTCCGCTCGCCTGCGGGTCGGGTACTACGACACAGACGGCTACTTCCCACTGCCCCCCTGCATGCGGCGGGCGGTGCGGGAAACGCGGgaggctctgcaggcagctgggcaccAG CTGGTGCCCTTTTCTCCACCACGGATCCACTATGTCATGACTGAACTGTTTTTGAAGACGTTTTTTGCTGACGGAGGCCGTGCTTGGTTGGACGTGTT CACAGGAGGTATTGTAGATCCAAGCTTGAAATCACAGGTGAATTCCTGCAAGATCCCAAGGCTGGGGAAGAAGCTGCTGGCTCTGATTCTTAAACCTCTG TTTCCCCGCCTGGCTGACTATCTGAGCGCCTTAGGCGGAATGAG GTCAGTGAAGGAAATGTGGAATCATCACCATCAAATAGAG gCGTACCGCACCGAGTTCATCGCCCGGTGGAGGGAACTCCGGCTGGATGTTGTGCTGTGCCCTGTCCTGGGGCCTGCCTTCACCACGGGATACGCCGGGAAACTCCTCA CTGCCATCTCCTCCACGATGCTGTACAACGTCTTGAACTTCCCCGCTGGGGTTGTACCCGTCAGCACAGTGACAGAAGCTGATGAGGAAGAGCTAAAGCTTTACCAAGGATACTGTGATGACCCCTGGGACCAGGCGCTGAAACAG GCCGTGGCAGGAGCCGTGGGGCTGCCCGTGGCCGTGCAGTGCGTGGCCTTGCCGTGGCGGGAGGAGCTGTGCCTACGGTTCATGAAGGAGGTGGAGACCCTCGGCCGCGAGAAGAGAGCGGCATAG